In Tachysurus vachellii isolate PV-2020 chromosome 1, HZAU_Pvac_v1, whole genome shotgun sequence, a genomic segment contains:
- the LOC132848641 gene encoding P2Y purinoceptor 13-like: MNVSQLNTSMQCKLDTRITSVLFPCLYSALFLAAIILNCLAAWIFFQIHSSSTFVVYLKNVVVADLLMTLTVPLKVLTDAGIGSATLRAIYCRYTAVVFYTTMYISILLLGLISLDRYLKIVRPFGKCALQRVGVGKAVCAGVWAIMVAFALPNVILTDRELPVSRSEKLKCSSMKSKLGLRWHEGFNYFCQVVFWGTLILMAICYTFISRKVYESYRASRSSSGTASKRTKSKVFVVVGVFFVCFAPFHLARVPYTLTQTRGTSTHCWAQKQLYLAKEITLWLSATNICLDPLIYVFLCRVFRRKLTATLCRKPLPRGGLESPTETSTKQELSHMGQCNNANEIHSH, encoded by the exons ATGAATGTGAGTCAGCTGAACACCTCCATGCAATGCAAGCTGGACACCAGGATTACCTCGGTCCTCTTCCCCTGCTTGTACTCTGCCCTCTTCCTGGCTGCCATCATCCTCAACTGCTTGGCTGCATGGATCTTCTTCCAGATCCACAGCAGCTCCACTTTTGTGGTCTACCTAAAGAATGTGGTGGTGGCTGACCTGCTCATGACACTGACTGTTCCTTTGAAGGTATTAACGGACGCAGGCATCGGCTCAGCCACATTGAGAGCCATCTACTGCCGCTACACGGCCGTGGTCTTCTACACCACCATGTACATCAGCATCCTGCTGCTGGGTCTTATCAGCCTGGACCGCTACCTTAAAATCGTGCGGCCTTTCGGAAAGTGTGCGCTGCAGCGGGTTGGTGTGGGTAAGGCAGTGTGCGCAGGGGTCTGGGCCATCATGGTGGCTTTTGCGCTGCCAAATGTGATCCTGACTGACCGTGAGCTTCCTGTGAGTCGTAGTGAAAAGCTGAAATGCAGCAGCATGAAGAGTAAGCTCGGCCTACGCTGGCACGAAGGCTTTAACTACTTTTGCCAGGTGGTGTTCTGGGGAACGCTGATTTTAATGGCCATCTGCTACACCTTCATCAGCAGGAAGGTTTACGAGTCGTACCGCGCCTCAAGGAGCAGCTCCGGCACCGCCAGCAAACGCACCAAGTCCAAG GTGTTTGTCGTAGTCGGCGTGTTCTTTGTATGCTTCGCTCCCTTCCACTTGGCCCGAGTTCCCTACACCCTCACTCAAACCCGAGGCACGTCGACACATTGCTGGGCTCAGAAGCAGCTCTACTTGGCGAAGGAGATCACGCTCTGGCTGTCAGCCACCAACATTTGCTTGGACCCTCTCATCTACGTCTTCCTGTGCCGGGTCTTCCGCAGGAAATTAACTGCTACTCTTTGCCGCAAGCCTTTACCCCGTGGAGGGCTAGAGTCCCCTACAGAAACCTCAACCAAGCAGGAGCTGTCTCACATGGGTCAGTGTAACAATGCTAACGAGATCCACTCGCATTAA